A single region of the Thermococcus paralvinellae genome encodes:
- the hisA gene encoding 1-(5-phosphoribosyl)-5-((5-phosphoribosylamino)methylideneamino)imidazole-4-carboxamide isomerase gives MRIYPAIDLMGGKAVRLYKGRKDKVKVYGDPVEIAKGFAEYVDKIHIVDLDGAFTGKPQNLDVAQRIIEETELKVQIGGGFRDYGSVEKAYKIGVENVIIGTKAFDLEFLEKITEDFDGITVSLDARGGRIAVKGWLEESSLKVEEAYEMLRKYVSRFIYTAIEKDGTLTGIESIERFWDKEEFIYAGGVSSVSDVLKLKEIGFSGAIVGKALYEGKVRLEELLEALKC, from the coding sequence ATGAGGATTTATCCTGCTATTGACTTAATGGGCGGCAAAGCAGTTCGCCTCTACAAAGGAAGAAAGGATAAAGTGAAAGTTTATGGTGACCCAGTGGAGATAGCCAAGGGTTTCGCCGAATACGTTGATAAAATCCACATTGTTGACTTAGATGGAGCTTTCACAGGAAAGCCACAAAATCTCGATGTTGCCCAGCGCATAATAGAAGAAACAGAGCTTAAAGTACAGATTGGGGGTGGCTTCAGAGACTATGGGAGCGTAGAAAAAGCCTATAAAATTGGTGTCGAAAATGTCATAATTGGTACGAAAGCCTTTGATTTAGAGTTTTTAGAAAAGATAACAGAAGATTTTGATGGCATAACTGTCAGCTTGGATGCAAGAGGTGGAAGAATAGCAGTAAAGGGATGGCTTGAGGAAAGCTCGCTGAAAGTTGAAGAAGCCTATGAAATGCTCAGAAAATACGTTAGCAGATTTATCTATACGGCAATCGAAAAAGACGGCACTTTAACTGGGATAGAAAGCATAGAGAGATTTTGGGATAAAGAGGAGTTTATATATGCAGGTGGAGTTTCAAGCGTAAGTGATGTGCTGAAGCTCAAAGAGATTGGATTTTCTGGTGCAATCGTTGGAAAAGCTCTCTATGAGGGTAAAGTTAGATTGGAAGAACTTCTGGAGGCTTTAAAATGTTAG
- the hisH gene encoding imidazole glycerol phosphate synthase subunit HisH: MIAIVDLGIGNLANVKKALGGVITSDPYEIEKAEKIVLPGVGNFGAVMEKLEPLRGVILDAINDGKPFLGICLGLQLLFEWSEESEGKGLGIFKGNVVRFRGVRTPHIGWNQVWQKKDCPLFEGIRDGAYFYFVHSYYANPRDESIIAGVTDYQSKGNEVIFASAVCRDNIFGVQFHPEKSSKVGLKLLANFRRL, translated from the coding sequence GTGATTGCGATAGTTGATTTGGGAATTGGTAACTTAGCCAACGTGAAAAAAGCCTTAGGGGGAGTCATTACGAGCGACCCCTATGAAATAGAAAAAGCTGAGAAAATAGTCTTGCCAGGAGTTGGAAACTTTGGAGCTGTGATGGAGAAGCTTGAGCCTTTGAGGGGAGTTATCTTGGATGCCATAAACGATGGGAAGCCATTTCTCGGGATATGTCTTGGGCTTCAGCTACTCTTTGAGTGGAGCGAGGAGAGCGAAGGAAAAGGGTTGGGGATATTCAAGGGCAACGTCGTGAGATTTAGAGGAGTTAGAACGCCGCACATTGGCTGGAACCAAGTATGGCAGAAAAAAGACTGTCCACTGTTTGAGGGAATAAGGGACGGGGCTTACTTCTACTTTGTCCACTCCTACTATGCGAATCCTAGGGATGAGAGCATAATTGCAGGAGTTACGGATTATCAATCGAAGGGAAACGAAGTGATCTTTGCATCGGCAGTCTGTAGGGACAACATCTTTGGCGTTCAATTTCACCCAGAGAAGTCAAGTAAAGTTGGATTAAAGCTTTTAGCGAATTTCAGGAGGCTGTAA
- the hisB gene encoding imidazoleglycerol-phosphate dehydratase HisB, producing MRRKTKETDIIVEIGVEGGIETGDRVFDHLLTALFFYMQQNVSIKASYDLRHHLWEDLGIVLGEELREKIKGRKIARFGSAIMPMDDALVLVAVDISRPYLNLELDVKESEEGFEVTLVREFLWALARTLNATIHVKQLAGMNAHHIIEAAFKGLGVALRQALRESKRLESTKGVL from the coding sequence ATGAGGCGCAAAACGAAAGAGACTGATATTATTGTAGAGATTGGCGTTGAGGGAGGCATAGAAACGGGAGATAGAGTGTTCGATCACCTCCTTACTGCTCTATTCTTTTACATGCAACAAAATGTCAGCATCAAGGCGAGCTATGATTTAAGGCACCACCTGTGGGAGGACTTGGGTATAGTCCTGGGTGAAGAGCTTAGAGAGAAAATTAAAGGCAGAAAGATAGCCCGCTTTGGAAGTGCAATAATGCCGATGGACGATGCACTGGTTCTGGTAGCTGTCGATATCTCAAGGCCTTACCTGAACCTTGAGCTTGATGTGAAGGAGAGCGAAGAGGGATTTGAGGTTACGTTAGTTAGGGAATTTCTCTGGGCTTTAGCAAGGACATTAAATGCTACAATTCACGTGAAACAATTAGCTGGAATGAATGCGCATCACATAATTGAGGCTGCGTTTAAGGGACTCGGTGTTGCTTTGAGACAGGCTTTGAGAGAAAGCAAGCGGTTGGAGAGCACCAAGGGGGTGTTGTAG
- the hisD gene encoding histidinol dehydrogenase, whose amino-acid sequence MNFELESYVAQILKDIREKGIEAVKEYSRKFDGYDGEFLVSEEEFEEAERQIPEKDKKIIKRTIERIWEYHEKQLENDKLYIKNASLYGIIYKPVRRIGIYVPGGKPLPSTLMMVGVPAKIAGVKEIAVTTPPKNGKVNPYVLYVAKLLGIKEVYKLGGIQAIGAMAYGIGMKKVDKIFGPGNKFVNEAKRQVFGVVGIDSLAGPSEIAVIADESANKEYVLYDLLSQLEHGKDSKAWLLTTSRELAEYCSRDGIEVVLCKSLEECAEKANEIAPEHLEIITKEPLKLVDLIENAGAIYLGEYTPVPAADYFLGVNHVLPTGGAAKFSGVLTVMDFMKRISLAYVSREEFLAERYLGIRLAEIEGLEMHKKSMEVRR is encoded by the coding sequence TGGGGAATTCCTTGTCAGCGAAGAGGAGTTTGAAGAAGCAGAGAGGCAGATTCCAGAGAAGGATAAGAAAATCATCAAGCGCACAATAGAAAGAATCTGGGAGTATCACGAGAAACAGCTTGAGAACGATAAGCTCTACATAAAGAACGCTTCACTTTACGGCATAATATACAAGCCGGTAAGGAGGATCGGTATCTATGTCCCTGGAGGGAAGCCTCTGCCTTCGACGCTCATGATGGTTGGAGTTCCAGCGAAGATAGCTGGCGTTAAGGAGATAGCGGTTACAACACCGCCCAAAAACGGCAAAGTTAACCCCTACGTCCTCTATGTGGCAAAGCTCCTCGGCATTAAAGAGGTCTACAAGCTCGGAGGAATTCAAGCGATTGGAGCAATGGCTTATGGTATAGGTATGAAAAAAGTGGACAAAATCTTTGGTCCAGGCAATAAGTTCGTGAATGAAGCAAAGAGGCAGGTTTTCGGTGTTGTGGGAATTGACAGCTTAGCTGGGCCATCAGAGATAGCTGTTATAGCAGATGAGAGCGCGAACAAAGAATACGTCCTCTACGACTTACTTTCCCAGCTTGAGCACGGAAAGGACAGCAAGGCCTGGCTCCTGACGACTTCAAGAGAGCTGGCAGAGTACTGCAGCAGGGACGGGATCGAGGTCGTTCTCTGTAAGAGCCTTGAGGAATGCGCCGAAAAGGCTAACGAGATAGCTCCAGAACACTTGGAAATAATCACGAAGGAACCGCTGAAGCTTGTGGATTTAATTGAAAACGCTGGAGCTATCTACTTGGGAGAATACACACCAGTGCCAGCTGCTGACTATTTCCTTGGAGTTAACCACGTCTTGCCTACGGGGGGAGCAGCGAAGTTCAGCGGGGTTTTAACAGTTATGGACTTCATGAAGAGAATAAGCTTAGCCTACGTCAGCAGAGAGGAGTTTTTGGCGGAGAGATATTTAGGGATTCGCTTGGCTGAAATTGAAGGACTTGAGATGCACAAGAAATCGATGGAGGTTAGAAGATGA
- the hisIE gene encoding bifunctional phosphoribosyl-AMP cyclohydrolase/phosphoribosyl-ATP diphosphatase HisIE — MKMEELIEKVNWEKNNGIVPVIVQDTKGEVLTLAYMNKEALKKTLETGYAHYYSRSQKRIRMKGEVSGNVQKVKEIKIDCDSDALLLIVEPKGPACHTGNYSCFYRKLGEPEKVEGGIDYSLTILRELEELIKQRKEKPVEGSYTSKLFAEGKEKIYKKFGEEAVEVLVAEGRERIIYETADLLYHLLVLLAYNDISLGEVMNELRRRRR; from the coding sequence ATGAAAATGGAAGAGCTTATTGAAAAAGTCAACTGGGAGAAGAATAATGGGATTGTTCCAGTAATTGTTCAAGACACGAAAGGAGAAGTCCTAACATTAGCCTACATGAACAAAGAAGCTTTGAAAAAGACACTTGAGACAGGATATGCTCACTACTACTCAAGGAGTCAAAAGAGAATTAGGATGAAAGGTGAGGTCAGCGGGAACGTTCAAAAAGTCAAAGAGATAAAGATAGACTGCGACAGCGACGCTTTGCTTTTAATTGTTGAGCCTAAGGGTCCAGCTTGCCATACAGGAAATTACTCATGTTTCTATCGTAAGCTTGGAGAACCTGAGAAAGTTGAAGGGGGAATAGACTATTCACTAACAATTTTGAGAGAGCTAGAGGAGCTGATAAAACAAAGAAAAGAAAAGCCTGTTGAGGGTTCATACACATCAAAGCTCTTCGCTGAAGGGAAAGAAAAGATTTACAAGAAGTTTGGGGAAGAGGCAGTTGAAGTTCTCGTTGCAGAAGGCAGGGAGAGGATAATTTACGAAACTGCGGATTTACTCTATCATTTGTTAGTTTTGCTGGCTTATAATGACATAAGCCTCGGTGAAGTTATGAACGAGTTGAGGAGGCGTAGGAGATGA
- the hisF gene encoding imidazole glycerol phosphate synthase subunit HisF yields the protein MLAKRIIAALDIKEGRVVKGIKFKNIRDAGDPIELAKRYEEEGIDEIVFLDITASFEKRRILFDLVKRIAEEIYVPFTVGGGIKSVEEIREIIKSGADKVFLNTAAVDNPELVREAAKVVGSANLVIAIDAKWNGKYWEVYTHGGRKARGIDAIEWAKEVEKLGAGEILLTSMDTDGTQQGFDIPLTKAIVEAVDIPVIASGGAGSPEHFYEAFKIGAEAALAASIFHYGKYTVRELKEYLAKKGVPIRLE from the coding sequence ATGTTAGCTAAGAGGATTATCGCGGCTTTGGATATAAAAGAAGGCAGAGTTGTTAAGGGAATAAAATTTAAGAACATTAGAGATGCGGGAGATCCAATAGAGCTCGCTAAGAGGTATGAGGAAGAAGGGATAGACGAGATAGTCTTTCTTGACATCACAGCATCGTTTGAAAAGAGGAGAATTCTCTTCGATTTGGTTAAGAGAATAGCTGAAGAAATTTATGTCCCATTTACAGTCGGTGGAGGTATAAAGAGCGTCGAGGAAATTAGGGAGATAATCAAGAGCGGAGCAGATAAAGTTTTTCTCAATACGGCGGCCGTTGATAATCCTGAGCTTGTGAGAGAAGCAGCAAAAGTTGTTGGCTCTGCAAATCTGGTGATAGCAATTGATGCAAAGTGGAACGGAAAATATTGGGAGGTTTATACTCACGGAGGAAGGAAAGCTAGAGGAATTGATGCTATAGAGTGGGCAAAGGAAGTTGAAAAACTTGGAGCTGGTGAGATTCTACTCACGAGCATGGACACTGATGGAACACAGCAAGGCTTTGATATTCCACTGACAAAGGCTATCGTTGAAGCCGTTGATATTCCAGTTATTGCCTCAGGCGGTGCAGGGAGTCCAGAGCACTTTTATGAAGCTTTCAAGATAGGAGCTGAAGCAGCTTTAGCGGCGTCAATTTTCCACTATGGAAAATACACGGTTAGAGAGCTGAAAGAATACCTCGCTAAGAAAGGCGTTCCTATAAGATTGGAGTGA